One Mycobacterium marseillense DNA window includes the following coding sequences:
- a CDS encoding alpha/beta hydrolase yields MTQTNLARPHGLTRIDPVLRDAAVELGAFEFRAETLAAEREHADLLAAQRAAAADPSGVSIDSRSIAGPGGQLGLRLYRGRTESAAPLVVYAHGGGFVTGNLETDHAHCVELARDGGCLVVSVDYRLAPENPCPAALDDVEAALRYAVDNSAELDADASRIAVMGRDAGAALVAGLTQRMFDQEGPTILMQILHQPMLDSDATPSRREFQRTPGLNGPAVSRAWNHYLGHASATGQHVPAHRANLEGLPPTFVSCSEIDPCRDEAIDYANRLLHAYVHTELHVIAATFNGFDSMVPDWVVSQENRALHAQAVRRVFAM; encoded by the coding sequence ATGACACAGACGAACCTGGCCCGGCCACATGGCCTCACCCGCATCGACCCCGTGCTGCGCGACGCCGCCGTCGAATTGGGCGCCTTCGAATTTCGCGCCGAGACGCTGGCCGCCGAGCGGGAGCACGCCGACCTGCTGGCCGCACAGCGCGCCGCGGCGGCCGACCCCAGCGGCGTCTCCATCGACTCCCGATCCATCGCCGGGCCGGGCGGTCAGCTGGGGCTGCGTTTGTACCGCGGCCGCACCGAATCCGCCGCGCCCCTGGTGGTGTACGCCCACGGCGGCGGGTTCGTCACCGGGAACCTGGAGACCGACCACGCGCACTGCGTGGAATTGGCCCGTGACGGCGGCTGTCTGGTGGTATCCGTCGACTACCGGCTGGCGCCGGAGAACCCGTGCCCGGCGGCACTGGACGACGTCGAGGCGGCCTTGCGTTACGCGGTCGACAACAGCGCGGAACTGGACGCCGACGCCAGCCGTATCGCGGTCATGGGGCGCGACGCCGGCGCGGCCCTCGTCGCGGGCCTGACCCAGCGCATGTTCGACCAGGAAGGGCCGACCATCCTGATGCAGATCCTGCACCAGCCGATGCTCGACTCCGATGCCACGCCGTCGCGTCGCGAGTTCCAGCGCACCCCTGGCCTCAACGGTCCGGCCGTGAGCCGGGCATGGAATCACTACCTCGGCCACGCCAGCGCCACTGGGCAACACGTCCCGGCGCACCGGGCGAACCTCGAGGGGCTGCCACCCACGTTCGTCAGCTGCTCCGAGATCGATCCCTGCCGAGACGAGGCAATCGACTACGCCAACCGGCTGCTGCACGCGTACGTCCATACCGAATTGCATGTGATTGCAGCGACCTTCAACGGCTTCGACTCGATGGTGCCGGATTGGGTTGTTTCCCAGGAGAACCGGGCGCTGCACGCCCAGGCGGTGCGCCGCGTGTTCGCCATGTAG